The sequence below is a genomic window from Campylobacter concisus.
CCAATAATGCCGGCTATCGTTACGCTTAAGGCGCTAATAAAAGTAGCAACCAAAATAACGAAAATTTTAACTCTAGCAACATTTATGCCCAGACTTTTAGCCTCTTCTTCTCCCAAACTCAGCGCATTTAAATATTTGCCGCTAAAGGCCAACAATAGTATTCCTACAAACATCGGTAGAATCGAAATTTGAATAAAATTCTTCGAAGCAAACCCTAGGCTACCCATTAAAAAATAAGTAATAGCCGGCAATGAGTCATTTGGATCGGCTGCATATTTTAATGCTGATAGTAAAGACGTAAAAAGAGAGCCGCTAATAACGCCACCAAGAACCAATACTATAATACTGCCAGAGCGTGAATAAAAGGCCGATATACTTAAGGCCGTCAGTACCGCTATAAAACCAAACACAAAGGTACTAAGCTGAATGAGATATTCGTTTAATCCGAAAAACATTCCTATGGCGGCGCCGAATCCGGCACCGCTTAAAACCCCAAGTATTGATGGACTTACTAGAGGATTTACAAACATGGCTTGATATGCTG
It includes:
- a CDS encoding iron chelate uptake ABC transporter family permease subunit, with amino-acid sequence MSKKAFTFLSILLLGFMLLSVLIGKYGFNAEDYLTYFKAVIKGEDLKNYQVMHTLITEIRLPRIMACIIIGASLAISGSAYQAMFVNPLVSPSILGVLSGAGFGAAIGMFFGLNEYLIQLSTFVFGFIAVLTALSISAFYSRSGSIIVLVLGGVISGSLFTSLLSALKYAADPNDSLPAITYFLMGSLGFASKNFIQISILPMFVGILLLAFSGKYLNALSLGEEEAKSLGINVARVKIFVILVATFISALSVTIAGIIGWIGLIVPHMARFIFGADNRAVLSSSAMIGAIFLLFCDNFSRLMFTFEVPIGIVTSLFGIPIFILVLRRAKKSF